One Candidatus Methanoperedens sp. genomic window, AACCCAAGAACTCCTGCAAAAACTCGCGCCCTGCATCGAGCGTGGCGACCTGGATGCGTGTGTGGAGGAGGCGGCGGGAGAGATGGAATCGCCGGATTATGCAATTGCCTTATGCGCGGCTTTCTGTCCCTTGATTTCGTATAGAATAGCCTGAGGTTCGGATATATTTTCAGAAGCGTCAAGCATTTCTATTGCCACAATTTTGTTATCTTCCCCATAATCAACTATGAGACCTTCCCGGACCTCATCGCTTTCTTTAACAGCCATTTCTCTTAGAATCAAAGTAAGTGAATCGGTTTCTGGGTCATATATTATTTTCATTTAAATCCTTATTTATATGCAAAGAACAATAAAGATGAGTCCTAAATCCCCAGTTCTTCAGCTAATTCTTCAAAATCCCTGACTTTTGTGCTATCTTTCTTACCTTTTTCAAGTTGTTTTATGATGTCTATATCCGACAGAATTTCTATGGTTTCCTTTATAGATTCATATTCGTCTGTTGATATTGTAATCCAGCTTGATTGATCTTTTCCGGTTGCGGATGCTGCCGCCATTCGATATGTTTATATGGTAGGCTTCTATTTAAATTTTAAGTTTAATAAAAAGTTAAGAATTATGCCAGAAAATAACAAAACCAAGGAATTCCTCCAGAAACTCGCGCCCTGCATCGAGCGCGGCGACCTGGATGCGTGCGTGGAGGAGGCGGTGTGGGCGGCAGAGGAGATGGGGATAAAGGTGGAGAAGCTAATGGTTTTGTCCACACAAGCAGGCATGGGTGGAATACACGCATTCGCTTATGTACTTGCGCTTGCAGCGGAGCGTAGTCTGGAAGGAAAAGCAAAGGCAGGAGCTTATTGTAATGCTGGAGTGGCGGCTGGATTTCTTGGTAGAAAGGAACAAGAAGAACAGCATTATAAAAAAGCGATAGCTGCGAATCCGAATATTGCGGAGGCGCATTC contains:
- a CDS encoding DUF2283 domain-containing protein — encoded protein: MKIIYDPETDSLTLILREMAVKESDEVREGLIVDYGEDNKIVAIEMLDASENISEPQAILYEIKGQKAAHKAIA
- a CDS encoding tetratricopeptide repeat protein, whose protein sequence is MVGFYLNFKFNKKLRIMPENNKTKEFLQKLAPCIERGDLDACVEEAVWAAEEMGIKVEKLMVLSTQAGMGGIHAFAYVLALAAERSLEGKAKAGAYCNAGVAAGFLGRKEQEEQHYKKAIAANPNIAEAHSNYANLLSELDRKTEAEEHYKQAIAANPNYAEAHYNYANLLSELDRKTEAEEHYKQAIAANPN